The sequence TGAATCTGTGGCCAgatgctgctgtggaggccaagtctttatatttaTTTAAGGCAGCgtagacagattcttgattggtcagggcaagaagggatatggggagaaggcaggagattggggctgagaggaaaatggatcagccttgatgaaatggcagaacagattcgatgggccaaatggcctaattctgctcctatatcttatggttttatgggtcTATCTGAGGTAGGAGGCTGGTTTGTCTGGAACAGGAGGGGTCAGGTTTTCTGGGATGGAATGTATGGGACCCGAGTGGTCAGACTGTCTGTAAAGGACGGGTCAGTCTGTCTGAGAGAGGAGGGGGCAGACTGCTTATCTGGATATACGAAAggagagcaggagttggccattcggcctgtCGGGACTGCTCTGTCTTCACCCAGGTGGCGGCTGGTCCAGATGTCCCGGACTTCTGGAAAATTTCCAAATCAGTCTGCTCCATTCCGGGACCTTGGCGGCTGAGTGGACGTCGGTGAGTCGCGGTCCGCGTCAGCCGCTCACTCCCCGTCTGCACATTCCTCGCCCGGACATCGCGCTCCCTCCTTTCCCCCCCGTTCCGCTCTCTTTCCTCCGCGgtgctccctcccttccctcctcccccagcgctccctccttccctccccggCTCCCTTCCTTCCCGCACGCAGTTGCGCCTGTCACCTGCGGGACTCGCGGCTGAGGTTCGCTCGGCGTCGGGACAGGTGCCTGCGACTGGGGAAGGTAATTAGGGCGGAGGGGTGGGGAAGTGGGGTtagtgggtggatggatggaaggaggggaggctggggatgagaggggagggggcggCGAACTGTGGTGCTAGAATTTCTCCGACCTTTCTCCTTCTGCCTTAACGCTTCGTCGGACGGGGCGCCGTCGCGTCCAGGTCTCACCCAGAGACTCGTAGATACCCCTCCGCGGTCTCGGTGCCACAATCCCCTTCCTCCTCACATCCCCCACCCACCATTGTGTCTGCATTTTCTCCTTTCTCTCCACATTCCGAGTCTCACGGTCCTCCTCCTCGCCCTTACTCCCCCTGTCTCCacgttccctccctccatcccctttcTCTCCAACACGATCTTTACTATCCATCTATCCATTCTTTCTTCAGCCATTTTGTTCATTTGCCCTCTCCTCAATCATTCGcccacaccctctctctttcACAATTAGGTCTCcgtctcctctttctttcctcgtttcctctctctctcctctgctcCGAATTTTTCTccatcccccccctctctctcccccctcctttggatctctctccccttcatccGAATTTCTGTCTATCCCTCGCTCTTCGCCCTATTCTCCTCTCCCCCGAAACTttctccatccccttctctctccccgctcttcctccaccatttcccctcccttcctcccctctttgTCCCTCTCCCAGTTTTCTTCCTCACCGTTCCTCTCTGCCGGGGGCTGGCTGGGTTGGAAGGTGAGAACCCGTGGACCGAAGGTGCGGTCGTCGACTGGGTGGAGAGCTGAAGGTGAGGTGAGACGGCGGGTCGCGGTAGGTTGTCGTTCAGACAAGAAGCCTGCGACCAGTGGTGCGCTGCAGGGATCGGGACTGGGTCCACTGCTGTCCGTCATCTGTACGGGGTGCTGAGATTGTAGGTGAGGTGGTTAATATGTCTGTGCCGGACACCACGACCGGGagggaggttacagtgggatctCGAACGACGGGCAGGGTGCCTGTTGGAATGGAAGATGCAATTCGCCCAATGGGTGGTGATTTATTTTGGGAATTTCCAGAACAGGACGTACACAGAGAGCGGCAAGTCCCTAGGGGGGTGTCGTAGACCGTAGGGAACATGTACATAGCTCCCTGCAGGTGGTGTTACAGGTTGACAGGGTGTGAAGAAGGCGTGTGGGTGCTGGGTTTGCAGTGGGTGCTGTTGGGTGGCTGGGTGTTTCGGGGTGAAATTTTTGTGCAGGTGTTGGGTGGCTGGGTGTTTCAGGGTGGGCTGTGTTGCACTCTGTGTTTTTGGACTTGTGTACTATGTTTTGGGGTGGGCTGTTTTCAGGCAGGCGTTTTGGGACTGCGTTTCGGACGGTGTATTTTAGAACTATGTTTCATGTTGGACTGTGTTTCCAGGCTGCATATTTCGGGTCTGTGTTTCCGGCAGTGTCCGTTGGGAATGTGTCTTTGGCCAATATATTTTGGGACTGTGTTTCCAGTCAGCGCATTTCAGGATTGTGTTTACTGAAATGTTTAATTTGGGACTGTGATTTTGGGCAATGTATTACCTTGGCACCCCTCTGGCAATATACTGACTGTTCGAGAGAGCCTGTAGCATGTCCAGTTGTTGGGATGAACAATGGTCTTTCACGGATTCCAGATCACTGTCTCTTGGGGGCTTACCTGTCGTTTTCATGGTGGATGGTGGGGGCAGCTGATGCTTTCTTCGGGAATAAGTGGGGGGAGTGAAAGGGACAgggtgatgctttgctgctgcttgtgcgcgGGAGGGGAGGGTTCTAAATTTTCTGACATTCGaggattttcttctgtttcatggatgtcggtgaagagtaagagtttcaggttgtatactgtctgCACTCTCGGGTGGTAAATGGAATCACTGATCCTGTGATTGCAGTGACCATGGAGGAGGAAGTGGAGCGGATGTTTGAGGAGCGTACGCTGCCCCATCTGGTGCAGAGCCTGGGCGCACTGCTGAAAGTGGTGCGGACTGCACTCAGCAGCCCTCCTGGCGGCCAGGAGCTGGATGTGGATGGGATCCAGCAGCAGGTGGAGTTGGCCAGCAAGGGGGCCAAGCTGGCAGTCGGCCACGCACAGGAGGCGTCCGAGCAGATGGATCAGGTGTGTGAGAAGGCAACGGCGCAGTACGGTCAGCTGAGCACCCAGCGCCGGGAAAAGAGCGCGGCCCTACAGGAGCTCCAGACCAAGGTGCGGCAGATGGAGAGTGAGAAGGAGCTGGCTGCCGGCCGGCTGCAGGCTGCCACCGTCTCCCTGCGCCAGGCCGAGGACGCACTGCGTTCAGCTCGCGCCAAGGCCGGAGAGAAGCAGACTGGGCGAGACGTCGGCATTGGGCTCAGCTTCCTGCTGCCCTGTGTGGGTGAGTCTTCGGGGAGGGTGCTGCCCAACAGTGCTAAACGGTGGTCAACAGTGAGCGGGCACTAGTCAATGCTGGTTATCAATGGGGGGAAtcaccggggggggggtggaatcactGGTAAATGGTGGTCAGCCATAGTCAGCACTAGTCAATGCTGGTCATCTGGGAAGGGCACTAATCAACAGTGGCCTGCACTGATCTGATGCAGGGGTTGTGGGAGGCCTTACAGGTGGAGGGGTTGTGGGTGGGATGGAGGGGATGAGGGTGTGGGAGGATATCACCCCGTCtcactttcccctccccccaactgcAATTCCCGTGGCTGTGGGTTTGGTTAGGTGTGAATGGGATGAGAGGGGTCGGAAGCGGGTGGCCCTGGGAAGGGGGGTGGTCACTTGCCTCACTTTCCCCTCTACCCTCCCCACCACAGGGATCCCGATGGCTGTGGCCTTTGAGAAGGAGCGCCAGTTGAGCAAGTCGCAGGTGGAGGTGGCATCGGACGACAGCTCCCAGCTCCGCTCCAGCGTCTCCAAGGACGAGCAGCTGCTCGAGCGGCTGGGTGGGGAGCTGCCTGAGCTGCAGGCCCAGGCCCAGCAGCTCGAGATGGAGCTCAGCGAGATTGCGGGGGCTGAGCAGGAACTGAAGGAGCGGCGGGGGCAGCTGTCTGAGGCCCAGGCCCGCCTGCGTGCCTCCTTCCACCAGCTGGGTGGTCTGCAGGGGAAGGTTGGCGCACTGAGCCTGCAGTGCCAGAACCTCTACAGCCTGAGGCCTTTGTTGCCGCCACTCGAGGAGGCCATTCTCCAGAGcctgatgctgcccaaccagcCCCCCTTCACCCAAGCCTCcctgcagaggctgatgggagacCTGAAGACCCTTCAGCCCCGGCTCAAGACCCTGCATCTATCACAGGACAATGATGAATACCTGAAGTGAACCCACCTCAGGGTGGCCCAGGTCAGGCCTGGCTCACAGGATCCTGGAGGAGGGTAGCACATGAGGGTTCAGGACAGTGGGGTCTGAGATTCCATGGGTAGGGCAGTACCCAGGATGCTGGAGCCCAGGGATGGGCAGGAGAGCAGCCAAATGCCTAACTCCCACTGCCAACCAGCACATGCTAACCCTGGGCAGAATGCCTCACAGGTTGGGGGACACTGACACCTCCACCTGGCTGCATCCTTGGATAGTGACACTCAACTTGTGTCTCTGGCCCGCGGGCTGTGCCTCTGACCCCCAACCTATGCCCCTGACCCATGGATCTCAACTCCTGGATCACACATATTTCTGAACCTCCTGCATCTCTGTGACCGAGCTTACAAATAAAATATTGTTCCTTCAAGTCTCCCCATCTTGTTGGTGTTgggtgctgggtgctgggtgggtctATGGCTACTAGTTGGGTTCGGTGGGTACGTGGTGGAGTCTGTAGGTGCTGGGTGGGGTCTGTGGGATGTCGATGGGTTCTAGATGGGTTCAATGGGTGCTGGGTGGGGTCTATGGGAGGTCGATGGGTACTAGATGGGTTCAATGGGTGCTGGGTGGGGTCTATGGGAGGTCAATGGGTACTAGATGGGTTCAATGGGTGCTGGGTGGGGTCGGTGGGAGGCCGATGGGTAGTAAATGGGTTTGGTGGGTTCAGTGGGTGCTGGGTGGGGTCTGTGGGAGGTCAATGGGTAGTAAATGGGTTTGGTGGGTTCAATGGGTGCTGGGTGGGGTCTGTGGGAGGTCGATGGGTAGTAAATGGGTTTGGTGGGTTCAATGGGTGCTGGGTGGGGTCTGTGGGATGTCAATGGGTTCTAGATGGGTTCAGTGGGTGCTGGGTGGGGTCTGTAGGAGGTTGATGCATTCTAGATGGGTTCAATGGGTGCTGGGTGGGGTCTGTGGGAGGTCGATGGGTAGTAAATGGGCTTGGTGGGTACATGGAGACGTCTGTGAGTACTAGGTGGGGTCAGTGGGTGCTGGGTGGGGCCAGTGGGAGGTCTGTGGGTACTAGATGGGTTTTAGTGGGTACATGGTGGGGTCAATGGGTGCTGGGTGGGGCCAGTGCCGGGTCTATGGGTACGAGATGGGTTTGATGGACACCCGGTGGGGCCTGTGGGTGCTGAGTGGAGTCTGTGGGTGCTGGGTGGGGTCAGTGGGAGGTCTACGGGTACCAACTGGGTTTGGTGGGTACATAGTGGGGGTCAGTGTCAGGTCTATGGGTACTAGATGGGTTTTAGTGGGTACACAGTAGTGTCTGTAGGTTCCGGATGGAGTCTGTGGATTTTTGGTGGGGTCAGTGTCAAGTCTATGGGTACTAGATGGGTTTGATGGATACATGGTGGGGCCTGCGATTCTGGGTGGGGTCTGTGGGTGCTGGGTGTTGCCTCTGGGCATGGTGTAGAATCTGTGGGTGCTGGAGTAGTCTGCGGGTGTTGGATTTGATCTGTGGGTGCTGGGTTGGGAGTGAATTGACTGTAGTCTCGtaaaccataaggcataggggcataattaggccatttggcccatcaaatctgctctgccattcaatcatgctggtccttttttcccctcctgaaccccattcctcggccttctccctgtaaactttgatgccatgtccaatcaagaacctaccaacctttgccttaaatacacccaacaacgtggccttcacaactgcctgtggtaataaattccacaaattcaccaacctctggctaaagaattttttccacatctctgttttaaaaggacgccCCCCTATCCTAGACttgcctagactcccccaccacaggaaatatcctttccacatatactcagtctcagcctttcaacactcggaaagtttcaatgagatctcccctcatccttctaaattccagcaagtacagacccagagctatcagatGGTCCTCAAACGAATACCctttcattactggaatcatccttgtgaacctcctctggaccctctccaatgccagcacatcttttcttagacgaggagcccaaaactctttagaatgctcaaggtgaggcctcaccagtgccttataaagcctcagcatcacatccttgctcttgtattctagacctcttgaaatgaatgctaacatggcatttgccttcctcaccaccgactcaacctgcaagttaaccttcagagtgttctgtacaaggactccctagtccctttgcagctcagattcctggattttctccccatttagaaaatagcctgcacatttatttctactaccaaagtgcctgaccatcCATTTTCCAACTTCGTATTTAATTTACCACTTTCtcgcccatcctcctaatctgtctaagtcctcctgcagcctacctttttcctcaacactacctgcccctccaccaatctttgtatcatctgcaaacttgccaacaacaccatctattccaccatctaaatcattgatatacagaataaaaagaagtggtcccaacaccgacccctgtggaacaccactagtcactggcagccaaccagaaaaggatccttttcgctgcctcctaccaatcagccaatgctctaaccatgccagtaactttcctgtaataccacgggcttctaacttggtaagcagcctcatgtgcggcaccttgtcaaaggccttctgaaattccaaatacacaacatccactacatcccctttattgATCCtacttataatttcctcaaagaattccaacaggcaagattttcccttaaggacaccatgctgactttggcctatcttgtcctgtgtcaccaagtactccatcacctcatccttaacaattgactccaacatcttcccaaccactgaggtcaatcAGGcttactggtccataatttcatttcttctgcctccctcccttcttaaagaatagagtgacatttgcaattttccagtcctccaggaccaccTCCAGAGtcgaatgatttttgaaagatcaagaTCCTAGTCAAGAACATAcaaacctccacttcaaatatacccagtaattggcctccaaagccatctgtggcaatgaattccacactctAGTGCAAACATacatgcccacagtgttcagctgAACAACACCAAACAAGTAAACAAGTCCCTTCCCAACAAACCAGACAAGTAAACACGCCCCTTCCCACCCCGTCTCTCCTTACAACTACAACCGGGGGCAGTTGTAGTCAATCCCACTGAGCATCCTGTACCTGGAGTGAGAGGCTGGAATTTCTAAGGAGATgcaaggggcaagttttttcactcagagagtggtgggtacctgtctgggggtggtggtagaggcaggtacatcagGGACTTTTAAAAGAGGTTCAGATAGGCACAAgactgtgagggaaatggaagggtaTGAACATTGTGTATGGTGAAGGGATTACTTTAGTTAGCCATCTGGTTGCTAATGattggttcggcacaactctgtgggccgaagggcctgtttctgtgctgtactgtttgatgTTTGATGCTTGGGAAGGGGTGTTGAGGGCCAAGAGCAGGATGTAGGGGTGAGCTGCAACTGGCCCAGCCAAAGAGGGGTTAATCCCTGGACCATCCAGGAAGACGGTGATTCACTGACCGGACACAACGCTCTGCAGTGACCTTGTTCAGCACTGCCGAGTACTGAACGGTGCCAGGAATCAGCAGAGACATCTCCGGTTAAAACACAGTCAAGGCCACTGCTGCAGTGTGCAAACCACAGTCCCATCATGTAGTTCTGGGTGAGAAACAGAGCTACGCTCCCTCCATTACTGACCCACTACAAATGCCCAACATCAGGACACAggatgaagctccctccatatcctcccatcacacactcccggggtcacagACAGAGAGAAGCACCCTTCATAACCACCCATTATATGCTCACAGGGTCAGAGACCGAGCAAAgatccctctacaccatcccatcacaaacTCACAGTGTCAGACCGAATgtacctccctccacaccatcctatTACCCACCCCaagtgtcagacacacagtgggAGTGggaatgtgtgtgggggggtgggtggggaagggatggggttggagtgagagggagggggtggggtggggtgggagtcaAGCAGCAGTCTCCGTCGCAATTGTGGCTCAGACTTGGATGCTTTCATTTAGCTTGTAAAAAGCACTCCCTATCCACCtcgccctccctctctccctgtctcagcCATAcccttccctctttcccctcttcttctccctccccctccccaccccaccccaacctccccatccccatcccacatcaccttccccctccccctccccacagtgTCTGAGAAAGTGCCACACAGGAGGCAGCTCCAGAAAGTTTTGCAGCACAACCAATCCAAGGCGTAACCCCATCGTGGACGGTCGCAAGCAGGCTACCAAAGGAGGTTTGCACCCGGGACCAGAAAACCCATCCTGTAAAAGCCCAGAGCTGCACAACCACCAGCGGAAGCTCCACACACCTCATACCTGCGGTGAGGGACACCAGGAGGCAACATGGAAGCCTGGCCTGGGaaagaggactctggcgagcctAGTGGTGGTGGTGGACTTCAGAAGAAGTCTCCAAAGTAAGCTGGTACATGGGATCCAAAGCTGGCTTGCTGAGGGGAGGCAGAGGGCTAGTGACAGTAGCTGGACAAAGGCCAGGGGATACACAGTGGACCGCTGATGTACAAAGGCTGCGTGCATCCATTACTGAGAGGTGACTCAACAAGGTATGTTcatcacacacaaaacacaggaggaactcagcaggtcaggcagaatctatggagaggaataaacggttgacGTATCTGgtcgaaacccttcttcaggactgggggaAGGGGCAAGCCAGTGTGGGTTAGAGTCAGAGGACAGAGGGGAGCGGTGAGGGAGGGCCTTACAGATGCCaaagatccagagtaacacacacacaacgcaggaggaactcagcgggccaggacTCCAGTGTATATTCATGACAAGTGAGAAAGTACCGAGATCATTACGGTTGCACAGACCTGCgttaagaccacacctggagtattgtgttcttaTTTAATGGAGAATGTAATTGTAGAGATAGCGAAGGTGGGAAGAGAAAGAAGGCCGTTGATGGTCTGTGTTCTCCAGAGCTACAAAGAATGAAAGGAGATAGTGTTGAAACTAAAtaaacagggagggagggagtgaatgACTGGCTGTTCCGAGGTAACAGCAGACAGAACCGAGCCTAAACCACCTTCACCCCGCCGAGACACCTTCACTCCTCACTGACCACCTGTCAACTCTCCCTCCCATTCCGTCCATCTCCCTAAAAGCCTCTTCCCCTCAAtcaccctcctccccactctctcacactgttctcaccctccctccctctctccctccttccctccctctctccctcctttcctccctccctctctccttccctccctctctctctccttccctccctccctccctttccctccctccctctccttccctccctccctccctctacttccctccctccctccctctacttccctccctccctctctccctccctccctctccttccctcccccctccttccctccccctccctctccttccctcccccctccctctccttccctccccctccctctccttccctccccctccctctccttccctccccctccctctccttccctccctctctctctccttccctccctccctctctctctctccttccctccctccctctctctctctccttccctccctccctctctctctctttccctccctccctctctctctccttcccttcccttccctcctctcctccctccctccctctatcgGTCTATCGAATCACCCTCCGCCCAACTAGAGATCACTAGTACCACCTCTTCGTGACGTCCAACCAATCACCACTCGCACAAGTGCTTCCGGAATCTTGGAGGCTGCGGACTAATCGGATTGGTCCTGGAGGTTTGCACAGTGATTGGCTGGCGCGGCGGCAGAGTGCGATGTTATTGGTCTTATTCCGCGCTGTCCCGCCCCCAGACTCGGAGCCCGAGGGTGGGGTCGGACTGTCGGTGTGGGTGAGCAGGTGAGTGGGTAAAGGGTGCGAGGACAAGGGGACACGGGGAGGGGCGAGTGGAGGGAAGGTGGGACGGGAAGCgatgggggaggaggaaggaagcggggaggagggaagagggaaggggagggagtgaagggaggaggggagggggaggaggggagggggaggaggggagggggaggaggggagggggaggaggggaggaggggaggaggggaggaggggagggggaggaggggagggggaggaggaggaggggaggaggggagggggggaggggaggggagggggaggagggggaggggaggggagggggaggaaggggaggggaggggagggggaggagggggaggggagggggggaggagggggaggggagggggaggaggaggggagggggagggggaggaggaggaggggaggggagggggaggaggaggaggaggggaggaggaggaggggagggggaggaggaggaggaggggaggggagggggaggagaggaggggaggagggggaggaggggagggggaggagaggaggggaggagggggaggaggggaggggaggggggagggggggagggggaggaggggagggggaggaagggcggaggggggagggggaggaggggaggaaggggggagggggagggggggaggaggggagggggagagggaggggagggggggaggaggggagggggagagggaggggagggggggagggggagagggaggggggagggggagggggggaggaggggagggggagagggaggggagggggggagggggagagggagggggagggagggggggtgagggggtgagggcggaggggtgaggggaggggaaggggtgagggggtgagggcggaggggtgaggggagaggaaggggacgagagggggagtggagggagggaggggagaggtggggagaggggaggggaaggggtgaggaggggaggggaaggggtgagggcggaggggtgaggggagaggaaggggacgagagggggagtggagggagggaggggagaggtggggagaggggaggggaaggagagagtggtgagggtgggggcaaaggggaggaagaaaggggaagagggaaaggagggagtggaggtggggagaagggagaggagggaggggaggagaaagtggtgaggggaggggaaggggtgagggggtgagggcggaggggaggggaaggtttgagggggaggagagagtgtgagggggaggggagaggaaggggacgagagggggagtggagggagggaggggagaggtggggagaggggaggggaaggagagagtggtgagggtgggggcaaaggggaggaaggaaggggaggagggaaaggagggagtggaggtggggaaaagggagaggagggaggggaggagaaagtggtgagggtgggggcgagggggaggaagaaaggggaaaggggagaagtgggagggaggagaggagggggaggggatggaggagaggaagggagagggagcgaGGCGATGGGAGAGGAGGGAcagaagagaggggagaggagagagtggtgaggggaggaagaatggagggagggggagggagaagtgggaggggagaggcggagtgggtggagggggagaggtggaaggAGCGGAGAAGGATggagggaaaggagggaggagaagggcgaggagggatggagggtaggggaggagagggggaagggaaggagggggggagaaggcaggaggaagagagggggactgggtggagggatgggagggggaaggtgggaggagagaacGGGAGAGGGAAATAATGGGTAGGggtaaggagaggggagagtgggtagagggagggaggagatggggaggaggagaagggagaggggtaggggaaggatggaggggaggggtggcagagggagggaggaatcaGTCATTTGATAA comes from Mobula hypostoma chromosome 8, sMobHyp1.1, whole genome shotgun sequence and encodes:
- the LOC134350027 gene encoding uncharacterized protein LOC134350027, whose product is MEEEVERMFEERTLPHLVQSLGALLKVVRTALSSPPGGQELDVDGIQQQVELASKGAKLAVGHAQEASEQMDQVCEKATAQYGQLSTQRREKSAALQELQTKVRQMESEKELAAGRLQAATVSLRQAEDALRSARAKAGEKQTGRDVGIGLSFLLPCVGIPMAVAFEKERQLSKSQVEVASDDSSQLRSSVSKDEQLLERLGGELPELQAQAQQLEMELSEIAGAEQELKERRGQLSEAQARLRASFHQLGGLQGKVGALSLQCQNLYSLRPLLPPLEEAILQSLMLPNQPPFTQASLQRLMGDLKTLQPRLKTLHLSQDNDEYLK